One window of the Mycobacterium xenopi genome contains the following:
- a CDS encoding AAA family ATPase: MTVPARPIPLFADIDDVARRLAETGYLPDTATATAVFLADRLGKPLLVEGPAGVGKTELARAVAQATGSGLVRLQCYEGVDEARALYEWNHAKQILRIQAGSGDWEATKADVFSEEFLLTRPLLTAIRRTEPTVLLVDETDKADIEMEGLLLEVLSDFAVTVPELGTITADRAPFVVLTSNATRELSEALKRRCLFLHIDFPSPEMERRILLSRVPELPVHLADELVRIIGVLRGMQLKKVPSIAETIDWGRTLLALGLDTIDDATVAATLGVVLKHQSDQQRAAGELRLN, from the coding sequence GTGACCGTTCCCGCGCGTCCCATTCCGCTGTTCGCCGATATCGACGACGTCGCACGCCGGCTGGCCGAAACGGGCTACCTGCCCGACACCGCCACCGCGACCGCGGTTTTCCTCGCCGACCGGCTCGGAAAGCCTTTGCTGGTCGAAGGGCCCGCTGGGGTCGGCAAGACCGAGCTGGCTCGCGCCGTCGCGCAGGCCACCGGGTCCGGGCTGGTGCGCCTGCAGTGCTATGAGGGCGTCGACGAGGCACGCGCCCTTTACGAGTGGAACCACGCCAAGCAGATTCTGCGCATCCAGGCCGGCTCCGGGGACTGGGAGGCGACCAAGGCCGACGTGTTCAGCGAGGAGTTCCTGCTGACTCGCCCGCTGCTGACCGCGATCCGGCGCACTGAGCCCACGGTGCTATTGGTCGACGAGACCGACAAGGCCGACATCGAGATGGAAGGCCTGCTGCTGGAGGTTTTGAGCGACTTCGCGGTGACAGTTCCCGAGTTGGGCACCATCACCGCGGACCGTGCGCCGTTCGTCGTGCTGACCTCCAACGCCACCCGCGAGCTGTCCGAGGCGCTCAAGCGGCGTTGCCTGTTCTTGCACATCGACTTTCCGAGCCCCGAGATGGAACGGCGAATCCTGTTGTCCCGGGTCCCGGAGTTGCCCGTGCATCTGGCCGACGAGCTGGTGCGCATCATCGGTGTGCTGCGCGGCATGCAGCTGAAGAAGGTGCCATCGATCGCCGAGACCATCGACTGGGGCCGCACGTTGCTGGCACTCGGCTTGGACACCATCGACGACGCCACCGTGGCCGCCACGTTGGGCGTGGTGCTCAAGCACCAGTCCGACCAGCAGCGTGCGGCCGGGGAGCTCAGGCTGAACTGA